A single Kryptolebias marmoratus isolate JLee-2015 linkage group LG16, ASM164957v2, whole genome shotgun sequence DNA region contains:
- the LOC108248889 gene encoding membrane-spanning 4-domains subfamily A member 8 isoform X1 — MSVTVSRADGVTVFTVTSDQESRWPPVCQVLKSLCYSPMCCSVSQNLRRIQGTSLSVLGSLQIVIGLLNIGLGAILHLSRSASLYIIWSLQCPYWLGALFIIFGIMCILSERYPSPCTVILNVTLNLAGVAFAITAITLYSASVANIHLWWYYCEEPYYGTTPSPSLQDEYRRNACLTSKKLVLMLLRSIHGVLIVFSVLELCVVISCVVLGIKALKSSNKEKNKSFSDPEQFKPLLEEVSTNSAA, encoded by the exons ATGTCTGTGACTGTGAGCAGGGCTGACGGGGTCACTGTGTTCACGGTGACCTCTGACCAGGAAAGCCGATGGCCTCCTGTGTgtcaggtcctgaagagccttTGCTACAGCCCGATGTGCTGCTCGGTGTCCCAGAACCTGAGGAGGATCCAGGGAACGTCTCTGTCTGTCCTCGGG tctcTGCAGATCGTAATTGGCCTGCTCAACATTGGCCTTGGTGCCATCCTCCATCTGTCTCGTTCTGCATCTCTGTACATAATCTGGAGTCTTCAGTGTCCTTATTGGCTGGGAGCGCTG tTCATTATATTTGGCATCATGTGCATTTTGTCTGAGAGGTATCCAAGTCCATGTACG gtCATCCTCAACGTGACTCTGAATTTGGCTGGAGTGGCCTTTGCCATTACAGCCATTACTCTCTACTCCGCCAGCGTAGCAAATATCCATCTGTGGTGGTATTACTGTGAAGAGCCGTACTACGGGACAACACCAAGTCCATCTCTTCAAGATGAATACCGTAGGAACGCATGCTTGACGAGCAAGAAACTGGTTCTG ATGCTCCTGAGAAGCATCCATGGTGTGCTGATCGTTTTTTCTGTCCTGGAGCTCTGTGTTGTCATCAGCTGTGTCGTCTTGGGGATCAAGGCTCTGAAGAGCTCTAACAAGGAAAAGAACAAG agcTTCAGTGACCCAGAACAATTCAAACCACTGCTGGAGGAAGTCAGCACCAACTCTGCAGCCTGA
- the LOC108248889 gene encoding membrane-spanning 4-domains subfamily A member 8 isoform X2 — translation MASCVSGPEEPLLQPDVLLGVPEPEEDPGNVSVCPRGDSPDAVFYLALIGIQTEDSLQIVIGLLNIGLGAILHLSRSASLYIIWSLQCPYWLGALFIIFGIMCILSERYPSPCTVILNVTLNLAGVAFAITAITLYSASVANIHLWWYYCEEPYYGTTPSPSLQDEYRRNACLTSKKLVLMLLRSIHGVLIVFSVLELCVVISCVVLGIKALKSSNKEKNKSFSDPEQFKPLLEEVSTNSAA, via the exons ATGGCCTCCTGTGTgtcaggtcctgaagagccttTGCTACAGCCCGATGTGCTGCTCGGTGTCCCAGAACCTGAGGAGGATCCAGGGAACGTCTCTGTCTGTCCTCGGGGTGACAGTCcagatgctgttttttatttagccCTTATTGGGATTCAAACTGAGGAT tctcTGCAGATCGTAATTGGCCTGCTCAACATTGGCCTTGGTGCCATCCTCCATCTGTCTCGTTCTGCATCTCTGTACATAATCTGGAGTCTTCAGTGTCCTTATTGGCTGGGAGCGCTG tTCATTATATTTGGCATCATGTGCATTTTGTCTGAGAGGTATCCAAGTCCATGTACG gtCATCCTCAACGTGACTCTGAATTTGGCTGGAGTGGCCTTTGCCATTACAGCCATTACTCTCTACTCCGCCAGCGTAGCAAATATCCATCTGTGGTGGTATTACTGTGAAGAGCCGTACTACGGGACAACACCAAGTCCATCTCTTCAAGATGAATACCGTAGGAACGCATGCTTGACGAGCAAGAAACTGGTTCTG ATGCTCCTGAGAAGCATCCATGGTGTGCTGATCGTTTTTTCTGTCCTGGAGCTCTGTGTTGTCATCAGCTGTGTCGTCTTGGGGATCAAGGCTCTGAAGAGCTCTAACAAGGAAAAGAACAAG agcTTCAGTGACCCAGAACAATTCAAACCACTGCTGGAGGAAGTCAGCACCAACTCTGCAGCCTGA